A stretch of the Denticeps clupeoides chromosome 6, fDenClu1.1, whole genome shotgun sequence genome encodes the following:
- the lim2.1 gene encoding lens intrinsic membrane protein 2.1, whose product MYSFMGGGLFCAGIGNILLIVSTATDYWMQYRHSNNYMHQGLWRYCMPGKCFTHTDSIAYWDATRAFMILSLLACFFGIIIGIMAFIHYSSFDRFDKTFAAGILFFISCFFVFLAMAIYTGVTINYYGKRYGNWRFSWSYIIGWVATVLTFFSGMFYMCAYRMHECPRSPNTH is encoded by the exons ATGTACAGCTTCATGGGCGGCGGGCTGTTCTGTGCGGGCATAGGGAACATACTCCTGATTGTTTCCACAGCAACAGATTATTGGATGCAGTACCGACACTCAAACAACTACATGCATCAGGGCCTGTGGCGATACTGCATGCCGGGGAAATGCTTCACTCACACAGACAGCATTG CTTACTGGGACGCCACCCGAGCGTTCATGATCTTGTCGCTGCTTGCCTGCTTCTTCGGCATCATCATTGGAATCATGGCCTTTATCCACTACTCATCCTTTGATAGGTTTGATAAAACCTTTGCTGCAGGCAtcttgtttttcatttcat gcttttttgtatttctggcAATGGCTATATACACGGGTGTGACAATAAATTACTATGGAAAGCGCTATGGAAACTGGAGGTTCTCCTGGTCATACATAATCGGCTGGGTCGCAACGGTGCTCACATTCTTTTCAG gtatgTTCTACATGTGTGCTTATCGGATGCATGAATGCCCAAGAAGTCCAAACACTCATTAG